CGGGATCTCCTGGAACGCCCCGTACCAGCGCATCACGTCCCCGTCGGTGCCGGTCTCGGGGAGCCGGGGAACGCGCTGCCCCGGCCGGGGGAAGTAGAGCTTCACCTGCTGGTCCGGCGCGTCGCCGACGAGAGCGGCGGACGCGGGATCGCCGAAGGTGACGCGGACCATGCGGGGCGTGAGCCGCCGTACGGCCCGGACCTCGACGGTCCGCACCGGCAGGGACGGGGTGGCGGGACGCCCGGCGGGCGTGTCGTGGTGACGTGTCATACCGCCAGGCTCCCCGCCGCCACCGACGCGCCCCCGACACGCGACCGACACGGCGCGTGCCCTCGCCCGGCGAGACATCCCCCCGCCGGGAGCCGCGCCCCACGATCTCCGGAATACGGACGCCGATTTCCCCGTTCCGAACCTGGTGCCTGACATCTCGGACCCCGACCCGTGCCGCACGCCGCCACATGGGTGACAATTCCCCTGGCTGGGGCGTGTCTTTCGGATCAGACCGGACAGGTGAGCGAAGGCAGGTGCGTACGACCGCGCGGAGGGCGCGCGCACCGGCCCCGCGCAACCTGAGCCCGATCCGCGACGACACGACCAGGGGCCGCGGCCCACACAACCGTCCACGCATGTCCGCATGCATCGCCTGGAGCGACTTCCCATGGAGCACCCCGCTCACGTCAGCAAGACCGCCCTGCCCGGCGTCGGCACCCGCTACGACCTCAACACCGACTCGGGCCGTCACATCTCGGTCGTCGTGCGCCAGGACGGCCGCCGCGTCGTCGCCTTCCACGACCCCGAGGACGACGACGCCTGCAAGGACGCCACCACCCTCGTCCCCTCCGAGGCCACGGCACTCTCCAAACTCCTGATGCCCGACCCGGTCGGACATCTGCACCAGCACCTGGAGATCGACCTCGTCACTGAGCACATCCCGATCACCACCCGCTCCCCCTTCGCGGGGCGCACGCTCGGCTCCACCCAGGCCCGCGCACGGACCGGCGCGTCCATCGTCGCCGTCCTGCGCCGTACCGACGCCGTCCCCTCACCCACCCCGGACTTCCGCTTCGCACTGGGAGACACGCTCGTCGTCGTCGGCACCAGGGAAGGCGTGGACGCCGTCGCAGAACTGATCACCGGAGGATAGAGGCCCGTGCACGACACGACCGCGCTGCTCATCGAACTCGGGGCCGTCATCCTCGGCCTGGGCCTGCTCGGCCGGCTCGCCGGGCGGGTGGGATTCTCCCCCATCCCGCTCTATCTGCTGGCGGGACTCGCCTTCGGCCACGGCGGCCTCCTCCCCATGGCCGCCAGTGAGGAGTTCATCGCCACGGGCGCCGAGATAGGCGTCATCCTGCTCCTGCTGCTCCTCGGCCTGGAGTACAGCGCCTCCGATCTCGTCACCAACCTCAAGACCCAGTACCCCTCCGGCATCGTCGACTTCGTCCTCAACGCGCTGCCCGGCGCGGTCGCCGCGCTCCTGCTCGGCTGGGGGCCCGTCGCCGCCGTCGCGCTCGCCGGCGTCACCTGGATCTCGTCCTCCGGCGTCATCGCCAAGGTGCTCGGCGACCTCGGCAGGCTCGGCAACCGGGAAACCCCCGTCATCCTCGGTGTCCTGGTCATCGAGGACCTCGCCATGGCGGTCTATCTGCCGCTGCTCACCGCGCTGCTCGCCGGACTGAGCCTCGCGGGCGGCAGCCTGACGCTGCTCATCTCGCTCGGCAGCGTGGGAGCCGTGCTGTACGTGGCGCTGCGCCACGGCCGGCTCATCAGCCGCGCGGTGTCCTCCGACAACCCCGAGATGCTGCTGCTGGTCGTCCTCGGTCTCACCGTCCTGGTCGCGGGCGTCGCCCAGGAACTCCAGGTCTCCGCCGCCGTCGGCGCGTTCCTCGTCGGCATCGCGCTCTCCGGTGAGGTCGCGGAGGGCGCCCACAACCTGCTGGCGCCGCTGCGTGACCTGTTCGCCGCCGTCTTCTTCGTGTTCTTCGGGCTGAACACCGACCCGGCCGCCATCCCGCCGGTGCTCGTGCCCGCGCTGATCCTGGCCGTCGTCAGCGCGCTCACGAAGATCGCCACCGGGTGGTACGCGGCACGCCGGGCGGGGGTGAAGACGGCGGGCCGCTGGCGTACGGGCGGAACCCTCGTCGCACGCGGGGAGTTCTCCATCGTCATCGCGGGCCTCGCCGTCGGTGTGGAACCCCGGATCGGTCCGCTGGCCACCGCGTACGTGCTGATCCTGGTCATCCTCGGGCCGCTGGCCGCCCGTTGGACCGAGCCGCTGGCCCGGCGCCTGACCGGCGGGCGGCAGACACCCCCGCCCACCGGGAAACCGGCCACCGAGGGACCGGTGGCGGGGGGACCGGCCATCGAGGGCCCGCTCGTGGGGGAGCCGTCGGCGGACACGCCCGGCACGGACTCGCCCACCGTCGCCCCCGGGCCGGGCGACCCGGCCCCTTCGCACGGCTGACTCCCGGCCCCCGCACCGGAGGGGCGTGGAGTCGCCCGTCACGCGCGACGCCACGCCCCTCCGGTACGGGCCGCTGCGGTACGGCCCTCCGGGTCAGACCCCGACGCCGAAATCGGCGGCGATGCCGGACAGGCCACTCGCGTAACCCTGGCCGACGGCACGGAACTTCCACTCCGCGCCGTTGCGGTACAGCTCACCGAAGACCATCGCCGTCTCGGTCGCCGCGTCCTCGCTCAGGTCGTACCGTGCCAGTTCGGCGCCACCGTCCTGGTTCACCACCCGGATGAAGGCGTTGCGGACCTGACCGAAGCTGTGACCCCGGCTCTCGGCGTCATGGATGGACACCGGGAAGACGATCCTGGCGACCTCGGCGGGCACGCCGGCCAGATTCACCTTGACGACCTCGTCGTCCCCCTCACCCTCACCGGTCAGATTGTCGCCGGTGTGCTCCACCGAACCGTCAGGACTCCGCAGGTTGTTGTAGAAGATGAAGTCCTGATCCGTGCGGACCTTCCCGGCCTCGTTCACCAGCAGGGCACTGGCGTCCAGGTCGTAGTCGGTACCGGTCGTCGTGCGGACGTCCCACCCGAGACCGACCAGGACGGCTGTCAGCCCCGGCGCCTCCTTGCTGAGCGAGACATTGCCGCCTTTGGACAGGGAAACTCCCACGCTGGTCCTCCTGGGTCGAGTTGGTGACCGTGACGAAAATCTTCGACACTGGGGAAGTGTCCGTGCGGCGGCTGAGCCGCCGGGCCGGAGCCACGCCGGGACTGCGCCGGATGGACCCGGACCGCACGTCGGAAGTGGAGGGAGACGGTGTGAGGCAACAGCCGGGAGGGACCGGGGGACCGGACGAGCGCCCGCGCCGGCGCGGCCAGGGCGAACTGGAGGCCCAGGTGCTCGCCGCGCTGCGCCAGGCGCCGGGACCGGTCAACGCGGGCTGGGTGCTCGACCGGCTCGACGGGGACCTGGCTTACACCACGGTCATGACCATCCTGACCCGGCTCCACGGCAAACGGGCGGTCACCCGGGAGCGGGCGGGCCGCTCCTTCGCCTGGTGCGCCACCTCCGACGAGGCGGGGCTGGCCGCCCTGCGGATGCGCCGGGTGCTGGACGCGGAGTCGGACCGCGAGGCCGTCCTCGCCCGGTTCGTCACGACCCTCTCGCCGGACGACGAACAACTGCTGCGCGATCTCCTCGGTCTGCCCGAGGACGGGGCGGAGGGCTGAGCGGATGGGAGTGTTCGTCCTGCTGCCGCTGCTGCTGCCCCTGACGGCGCTGCCCGTCGCGCGCCTCGCCGAGCGGCACCTCCATCCGCGCGTCGCCACCCGGCTGTTGTCGGCGCTGGCCGCCGTCCTGGCGCTGTGCAGCACGGTCTGCCTGGGACTGCTGGTGGTCGTCGGCACGGTGCAGCTGCCCGGCCACCCGCTGCCCGACGAGTGGGCCGAACGGGAGACCCGTACCACCGCGCCGTACGAGGAGGCCGCGGGCAAGGCCGCCGTCGTCGCGCTGCTCGCCGTTGCCGTGTCGTGGTCCACCGCCGCCCGCAGACACCGCCGGGTCCGACGCCGGGCGGAGCACGCGCTCGCCGGAGTGCCGGACGGCGAACTCGCCGTGCTGACGGACGAGGCCGCCTACGCGTACGCGCTGCCGGGCGTACGGGACCGGCCGCCGACCGCCCGCGCGCGTGCCCGCCGCGTGCGGTGGTCGTCCGTCCTGTCCCGGCCGGGTCTCCGCCGCCGGAGCCGGCGGACCGGGATCCCCGGCGGCCGGGTCGTCGTCTCGACCGCCATGCTGGCGTGCCTGGACGACGGCGAGCGCGCGGCGCTCCTCGCCCATGAGCGGGCGCATCTGGCCGGGCACCACCACCGTTATCTGCTCACGGTCCGCTTCGCCGCGCGCGCCAACCCGCTGCTGAGGCCGCTGCGTTCGGCCGTCGCGTACACAACGGAGCGCTGGGCCGACGAGGAGGCGGCGCGTGTGACCGGCGAGCGCCGGGTCGTGGCGCGGGCCATCGGCAAGGCGGCCCTCGTCTCACGGGGCACCCCCACCCCCACGCTGGCGGGCTTCGCCGCGCCCGGCCCCGTACCCCGCCGGGTGGCCGCACTCCTGGAGCCCGCGCCGTCACCCGTGAGCTGGCCGTCGGTCTTCACCGCCGTGGGCCTGGCGGCATGGGCGGCGGCGGCCGGGACACTGGGCTCCGCACTCTCCTCGGCGAACGCGACGGTCACGCTCTTCCTCGTCCTCAAGGCCGGGCCGTTGTGAGCCCCGGCGGGTGTGCGCCTACCCGGCCAAACCCCGGCCCGCCCCGGCTCCGGACCCGATCCGGACGGTCCGCCGGACCGGGCCCCTCGGACGCCGCCGGGGCTGTGTCTGCCACGTAGCGACGGGTGCGCGACGCCCGGCACGCACGCTCTCCCCGCGACGACCCGAGGGGCACGGGAAGTCCCCCCGTGTCGTCGGAGTCGGCCACATACGGCCGGGCCGTCCGCCACGCCGATCTCCGTCGTGCGAGCGCACTCACCGGCGCGAGGACATCAGCCGTTCCGGGACGGGCCCCTGCCCTGCCCCACGGGCGGCCGACCCCACGTGCCGGACCCGGACCTAGACGTCGAACTCCTGCGGCTGGAGACCGAGCGCGAGGCACGCCTCACGGACCACGGCCCGCTCCTGCGCGTCGAAGTTGCCGTCCGCGCCGCCGATGATGATGCCGATCTGGACGACCGCCCGTGCCTCCTCCGGCTTCTTCTTCGCCTTGGCGACCTCCTGGAGCACATTGACCCTGCCCAGCGCCGGGTCGGCCAGCAGCTGGTTCAGATAGTCGTCGAAGCGCTTCTGGAGATCCGCCGGCGGGAAGTTCCGCAGCACGTCGTTGCTCATGATCAGCTGAGTGACCCGCTGACGCTCGGCCGGGTCGACGGAGCCGTCCGCAGCCGCGACCAGGGCGCACATGGCCATGCCGGCGTCACGGAACGCACCGCTCTTCAAGTCGTGTTTCTTCGCCTCCAGCTGGGTCTGCATCGTCTGGGCGGATTCCTTGATGCGATCCCACAGGGCCATGAATGCTCCGCATGTCTCGGACCGCCCGCACCGGGAGGAGCCGGCACGGACAGTGGCTTCTTCTACAGTGATGTAGAAGTTATCAGGTCCCCGCGACGAGTCCGCTCCCCGTGGCCGAACTGGCGGACTCTCGCCACATCGGCGGTGCGGCGGGTGTGCGGGGCGCCGGAGCGAACAGCACGGCGCGCGCGACGCGCGGTGCGAACAGCACCTTCAGCGGCGCCGACAGATGAAGCGCGGCCCGGAACGCCGTACCGACGACCGGGTCGGCGCCCGCCCGCCTCTCCACCCGGGCCAGATACCAGGTCGTGGGCCGGTCCACCGTACGGACCCGTGCCGCCTCGCCGAGCGCGCCCGGCATGTTCCTGTCCGCCCCGGACGAGATGCCCCACGCCTGCCGCGCGGCGCCCATGATCGCCCGCTGCACGCGGAGCGTCGTGGGCGTACGCCGCCGGTCCGTCAGCGCGTCGCGCAGCGCGACGGCGCCCAGCGCGGCCACGGTCATGCCCTGCCCGTAGACGGGGTTGAAGGTGCACAGGGCGTCGCCCGTGGAGAGGAAACCGGCCGGGCGGCGGCCCGGACGGTCGTACCGCCGGCGGACGTTCGCGGTGCCGCGGAACGCCCGTACGGGCGAGACCGGTTCGGCCCGGGTCAGCCACTCGCGCAGCAGCGGGTGCGGCAGACGCGCCGTGAATTCCTCGAACTCCTTGTCGTTCGACGGGGGTTCGCAGCCCCGCGTCCCGGAGAGCGTGACGAGATAGCGGCCGTCCTCGATCGGCAGCGCCACCGCCCCGTACACCTGTGCCGGGTTGGGGACGATGTTGTAGCCGATGGTGTCGGTGATGTCGCCGTCCGCGCCGGGGACGTAGAGACGGGTGGCGTAGGCGAGCCCGCTGTCGAGCCGCTCCTCCCTCGGGGGTTCGGCGCCGACCGCCGTCAGCCAGTCGGCCGCCCGGGACGCGCGCCCGGAGGCGTCCACGACCAGGTCGGCGGTCAGCGCGCGGGTCACGACCCCGCCGCGCGGCCCGCCCGCTCCTGCCTCGGCCGCGTCCGCGATGCCGTCCGCGTCGGTCCTCTCAGTCGCGTCCGTTCCGCCCGTCGCATCCGGCGCCGCCCTGTTCCGCGCCCCGGCGCCGCGCTCCCGGAGCAGGACGCCGGTCGTCCGGACCGCGTCCCCGAGCAGTCCCACGACCTCCGTGCCCTCCACGACCCGGACACGCGGGTCCGCCAGGACCCGGCGCCGTACGAGCCATTCGACCAACGGCCGCGTGCCGGTGAGGATATGGGCGGTGGCGGGCGTGCGGCGATACCAGGTGCCCGCCTGCCACTGCACCAGGTCGCTCGGCATCCCCACCCAGGGCGCTCCGTGCTCCCGCAGTTCACCGACGATGCCGGGAAGCAGCGCCTCCAGCGCCGACTGGCCCCCGGCCAGCAGCGCGTGGATGTGGCCGCCCTGCGGCACACCGGAGCGGGGCCGTGCCCCGTCGGGGAGCCGGTCGCGTTCCACGATCGTCACCCGGTCGGCGTGCGAGGCGAGTACGTGCGCCGCGAGGAGGCCGGCGATGCTCCCACCGATCACCACCGCGTGGCGCGCCGACCGATCCGCTTCGTCGTCCATGCCCATGTCTCCCGTTTCGTACGGTGGTTGATACGAGAGTCCAGTATGTCGGAACTGACGGAGTGTGTGGAGTCGTACTCGTAAGGTGAGTGGGCGTCCGCGTGTTGACGGGCGACCGTTCGGGGACCCGTACTCATGTGCGGGACGCGACTTCGGGACCGGCCGGTACGCCGCCGGTTTCGGGATGTGCCGCAGCCGGTCGGCCTGCGTCCCTCCGTGGTCTCAGCCGGCTCGGCGAGCACGGGCCGGTGTTCCCGGTGAGGTCCCCCGCGGGACCATCCCCGCGCGACGCGGGGAACGGGTCGCGCTCAAGGCGACGAAGGCCGCGACCGTGGGATCACCCCCGCAGACGCGGGGAGTTGCCGGCGCGGAAGGTGATCAGACCTTTCTCGAAGGGACCATTCCCGCCTGCGCGGGGAATTCCGGCCGCAGTGCTTCGACCCTGCGTGATCCGCGGACCGTTCTGCGCGCGCGGCGAGCGGACCGGGGCCCGGCGAACCTTGGCGGCGGGCAAGGCCGTTCTCGATAGATCATGCCGGAGCGGCCGACGTGCGCACAGCGGACCGGCCGCGCCGGGCCTCTTCCGAACGGCCGACGCTCATCAGGGTCCAACTCGCCGGACAGCCGCGCCGCGTCGCCGACCGGGTCAGCAGCGCACCGGCCAACGCCGCACTCCGCAGGACGAGTTGAACCGACTGCGGCCCGTTGCGCCCCAACGGCCCCCGCCCCGTCGGAATCCCCGTCAGACCTTGCGGTAGCTGTACGCCTCCACGGCCGCCGCCTCCACCGCGTCCAGGTCCCCGCCCGCCGACGCCGTGACGACGGCCGCGACCGCGCCCTCGACGAACGGGGCGTCCACCAGCCGTGCGTCCGGGGGCAGTTCGTCGCCCTCCGCCAGCATCGACTTGACCGTCAGTACGGCGCTGCCGAGATCCACCAGGACGGCGACGCCCGCGCCCTGGTCCACGCGGGCGGCGGCGCCCGCTATCAGCTCGGCGCTCGTGCCGAGTCCGCCGTCGGGGGTGCCCCCGGCGGCGGCCACCGGAGCGGTCGGGCCGCCGCCCGCGAGCCCGGTCGCCAGGTCGGCGACCGCCTCGGCGACCGCCCGGCTGTGCGAGACGAGGACCACGCCCACGGAGGGCTTCGCCGTACTCATCGGCCCGCCGCCGTGGCGAGGGCCGCGATCAGCAGCGCGGCGGAGGTGGCGCCCGGGTCCTGATGCCCGATGCTGCGTTCACCGAGATAACTGGCCCGGCCCTTGCGGGCCTGGAGCGGCACGGTCGCCTCCGCGCCCTCGTCGGCGGCGGTCGCCGCCGCCGCGAACGAGGTGCCGAGCGCCGCCACCGCGGGCTCCAGCGCGTCGATCATCGTCTTGTCCCCGGCCTTCGCGCCGCCGAGCTGCGCGACGGCCGCGACCCCGGCGCCCAGCGCCTCGGTCAGCTGGGCGGGCGTGACCTCGGCGGTGTCGCCGAGGGCCTTGCCCGTACGGCGCAGCAGCGTCCCGTACAGCGGGCCGGAGGCGCCGCCCACCGTGGAGATCAACTGCCGCCCCGCGAGGGTCAGTACGGCGCCGGGCGTGGTCGGCGGCTCCTTGTCCAGCGCCGCGGACACGGCGCGGAAACCGCGCTGGAGATTGCTGCCGTGGTCGGCGTCGCCGATCGCCGAGTCCAGCTCGGTGAGCCGGTCGGCCGCCTCTTCCACGGAGGCGGCGGCCGTCGTGAGCCAGCGGCGGAAGAAGTCGACGTCGAGCACCGGCGCGGGATCCTGGTCGGACACGGGGCCTCCTCGAAGAGCTTCGGACAGAAGTGCTTCGGACGGAAGAGCTGTCGGGCGGGCGTGCTTCGGGCAGGAGAGTGCCGTTCCTGCGGGCCGGGCGCGCGGGGCGGGCCCACGGGGACCGGCCCACGCGCGCCCCGGGAGCCGGGGGTCAGCGGCCCCAGCGTAGCGCGGGCGTCTGGACCGGCGCGTCCCACAACCGCAGCAGGTCCTCGTCGACCTGACAGAGTGTCACCGAACATCCGGCCATGTCGAGCGAGGTCACGTAGTTGCCGACGAGCGTGCGGGCCACCGCCACGCCGCGCTCGGCGAGGACGCGCTGCACCTCGGCGTTGAAGCCGTACAGCTCCAACAGCGGTGTCGCACCCATGCCGTTGACGAGCGCGATCACCGGGCCCGACGGGCGGAGGTCCTCCAGCACGGCGTCCACGGCGAAGTCCGCGATCTCGCGCGAGGTCATCATCGCGCGCCGCTCGCGCCCCGGCTCACCGTGGATGCCGATGCCCAACTCCAGCTCGCCGTCCGGGAGATCGAAGGTCGGGCTGCCCTTGGCCGGGGTGGTCACCGCGCTCAGCGCGACACCGAAACTCCGCGCGCTGTCGTTCACCTGCCGGCCGATCGCCTCGACCCGGTCCAGCGCCGCGCCCTCCTCGGCGGCGGCGCCGGCGATCTTCTCGACGAACAGCGTGGCGCCCGTGCCCCGGCGGCCCGCCGTGAACAGGCTGT
Above is a window of Streptomyces sp. NBC_01498 DNA encoding:
- a CDS encoding BlaI/MecI/CopY family transcriptional regulator produces the protein MRQQPGGTGGPDERPRRRGQGELEAQVLAALRQAPGPVNAGWVLDRLDGDLAYTTVMTILTRLHGKRAVTRERAGRSFAWCATSDEAGLAALRMRRVLDAESDREAVLARFVTTLSPDDEQLLRDLLGLPEDGAEG
- a CDS encoding PTS-dependent dihydroxyacetone kinase phosphotransferase subunit DhaM: MSTAKPSVGVVLVSHSRAVAEAVADLATGLAGGGPTAPVAAAGGTPDGGLGTSAELIAGAAARVDQGAGVAVLVDLGSAVLTVKSMLAEGDELPPDARLVDAPFVEGAVAAVVTASAGGDLDAVEAAAVEAYSYRKV
- a CDS encoding FAD-dependent oxidoreductase, giving the protein MDDEADRSARHAVVIGGSIAGLLAAHVLASHADRVTIVERDRLPDGARPRSGVPQGGHIHALLAGGQSALEALLPGIVGELREHGAPWVGMPSDLVQWQAGTWYRRTPATAHILTGTRPLVEWLVRRRVLADPRVRVVEGTEVVGLLGDAVRTTGVLLRERGAGARNRAAPDATGGTDATERTDADGIADAAEAGAGGPRGGVVTRALTADLVVDASGRASRAADWLTAVGAEPPREERLDSGLAYATRLYVPGADGDITDTIGYNIVPNPAQVYGAVALPIEDGRYLVTLSGTRGCEPPSNDKEFEEFTARLPHPLLREWLTRAEPVSPVRAFRGTANVRRRYDRPGRRPAGFLSTGDALCTFNPVYGQGMTVAALGAVALRDALTDRRRTPTTLRVQRAIMGAARQAWGISSGADRNMPGALGEAARVRTVDRPTTWYLARVERRAGADPVVGTAFRAALHLSAPLKVLFAPRVARAVLFAPAPRTPAAPPMWRESASSATGSGLVAGT
- the dhaL gene encoding dihydroxyacetone kinase subunit DhaL is translated as MLDVDFFRRWLTTAAASVEEAADRLTELDSAIGDADHGSNLQRGFRAVSAALDKEPPTTPGAVLTLAGRQLISTVGGASGPLYGTLLRRTGKALGDTAEVTPAQLTEALGAGVAAVAQLGGAKAGDKTMIDALEPAVAALGTSFAAAATAADEGAEATVPLQARKGRASYLGERSIGHQDPGATSAALLIAALATAAGR
- a CDS encoding tellurite resistance TerB family protein, producing MALWDRIKESAQTMQTQLEAKKHDLKSGAFRDAGMAMCALVAAADGSVDPAERQRVTQLIMSNDVLRNFPPADLQKRFDDYLNQLLADPALGRVNVLQEVAKAKKKPEEARAVVQIGIIIGGADGNFDAQERAVVREACLALGLQPQEFDV
- a CDS encoding TerD family protein — translated: MGVSLSKGGNVSLSKEAPGLTAVLVGLGWDVRTTTGTDYDLDASALLVNEAGKVRTDQDFIFYNNLRSPDGSVEHTGDNLTGEGEGDDEVVKVNLAGVPAEVARIVFPVSIHDAESRGHSFGQVRNAFIRVVNQDGGAELARYDLSEDAATETAMVFGELYRNGAEWKFRAVGQGYASGLSGIAADFGVGV
- the dhaK gene encoding dihydroxyacetone kinase subunit DhaK, with the protein product MKMLINVPETVVADGLRGMAAAHPELSVDVDNRVVVRRDAPVEGKVGLVSGGGSGHEPLHGGFVGPGMLSAACPGEVFTSPVPDQMVRAASAVDSGAGVLFIVKNYTGDVLNFDMAAELAEDEGIRVGKVLVNDDVAVTDSLFTAGRRGTGATLFVEKIAGAAAEEGAALDRVEAIGRQVNDSARSFGVALSAVTTPAKGSPTFDLPDGELELGIGIHGEPGRERRAMMTSREIADFAVDAVLEDLRPSGPVIALVNGMGATPLLELYGFNAEVQRVLAERGVAVARTLVGNYVTSLDMAGCSVTLCQVDEDLLRLWDAPVQTPALRWGR
- a CDS encoding cation:proton antiporter, with product MHDTTALLIELGAVILGLGLLGRLAGRVGFSPIPLYLLAGLAFGHGGLLPMAASEEFIATGAEIGVILLLLLLGLEYSASDLVTNLKTQYPSGIVDFVLNALPGAVAALLLGWGPVAAVALAGVTWISSSGVIAKVLGDLGRLGNRETPVILGVLVIEDLAMAVYLPLLTALLAGLSLAGGSLTLLISLGSVGAVLYVALRHGRLISRAVSSDNPEMLLLVVLGLTVLVAGVAQELQVSAAVGAFLVGIALSGEVAEGAHNLLAPLRDLFAAVFFVFFGLNTDPAAIPPVLVPALILAVVSALTKIATGWYAARRAGVKTAGRWRTGGTLVARGEFSIVIAGLAVGVEPRIGPLATAYVLILVILGPLAARWTEPLARRLTGGRQTPPPTGKPATEGPVAGGPAIEGPLVGEPSADTPGTDSPTVAPGPGDPAPSHG
- a CDS encoding M56 family metallopeptidase, whose translation is MGVFVLLPLLLPLTALPVARLAERHLHPRVATRLLSALAAVLALCSTVCLGLLVVVGTVQLPGHPLPDEWAERETRTTAPYEEAAGKAAVVALLAVAVSWSTAARRHRRVRRRAEHALAGVPDGELAVLTDEAAYAYALPGVRDRPPTARARARRVRWSSVLSRPGLRRRSRRTGIPGGRVVVSTAMLACLDDGERAALLAHERAHLAGHHHRYLLTVRFAARANPLLRPLRSAVAYTTERWADEEAARVTGERRVVARAIGKAALVSRGTPTPTLAGFAAPGPVPRRVAALLEPAPSPVSWPSVFTAVGLAAWAAAAGTLGSALSSANATVTLFLVLKAGPL
- a CDS encoding cation:proton antiporter regulatory subunit, coding for MEHPAHVSKTALPGVGTRYDLNTDSGRHISVVVRQDGRRVVAFHDPEDDDACKDATTLVPSEATALSKLLMPDPVGHLHQHLEIDLVTEHIPITTRSPFAGRTLGSTQARARTGASIVAVLRRTDAVPSPTPDFRFALGDTLVVVGTREGVDAVAELITGG